From one Henriciella marina DSM 19595 genomic stretch:
- a CDS encoding VOC family protein, whose amino-acid sequence MATAAPKLGGVHHVAYRCKDAKETVEFYNKLLGMDFQLAIAEDKVPSTGAPDPYMHVFLDAGNGNVLAFFELPTKPDMDRDRNTPEWVQHIAFKVATMDDLMNAKTRAEEMGLDVVGPTHHGIFKSIYFFDPNGHRLELACDIGTPEQMSELKSVAYDMLDEWSRTKKAPRHAAWLHEKIAEETA is encoded by the coding sequence ATGGCTACTGCTGCTCCAAAACTCGGCGGCGTTCACCACGTCGCCTATCGCTGCAAGGATGCGAAAGAGACGGTTGAGTTCTACAACAAGCTGCTCGGCATGGACTTCCAGCTTGCCATTGCAGAGGACAAGGTACCCTCCACCGGTGCACCTGACCCGTACATGCACGTCTTCCTCGACGCCGGAAATGGTAATGTGCTCGCCTTTTTCGAGCTGCCGACCAAGCCGGATATGGACCGGGACCGCAATACGCCGGAATGGGTCCAGCATATTGCCTTCAAGGTCGCCACGATGGACGATCTGATGAACGCCAAGACGCGTGCCGAGGAAATGGGCCTCGACGTCGTCGGGCCGACCCATCACGGCATCTTCAAGTCGATCTACTTTTTCGACCCGAACGGCCACCGCCTCGAACTTGCCTGCGACATCGGCACGCCCGAGCAGATGAGTGAGCTGAAATCGGTCGCGTATGACATGCTGGATGAGTGGTCGCGGACCAAGAAAGCCCCGCGTCATGCGGCCTGGCTT
- the hppD gene encoding 4-hydroxyphenylpyruvate dioxygenase, whose amino-acid sequence MADLFENPAGLDGFEFIEFSAPEKGQLEPVFEVMGFTKVACHRSKDVELWRQGGINLITNYEKGSPAYYFAKEHGPSACGMGFRVRDAKAAYDHLIANDAEPCDVPAGPMELKLPAIRGIGHSLIYLIDRYADEGDDGLSIYDIDFEYLPGVEKYPEGAGFKLIDHLTHNVYKGRMKYWADFYEKLFNFQEIRYFDIKGEYTGLTSQALTAPDGKIRIPLNEEAEGGKGQIEEFLREYNGEGIQHIALICDDLVAAYDKLKARGVPMMTPPPDTYYEMLSERLPGHGEDENALKTRGLLLDGTTEGGEPRLLFQIFAEPQVGPVFFEFIQRKGDYKQGFGEGNFKALFESMERDQIKRGALKVDEKEDA is encoded by the coding sequence ATGGCAGACCTGTTTGAAAATCCGGCTGGCCTCGATGGCTTTGAATTCATCGAATTTTCTGCGCCCGAGAAGGGCCAGCTTGAGCCCGTCTTCGAAGTCATGGGCTTTACCAAGGTTGCCTGCCACCGCTCCAAGGATGTCGAGCTCTGGCGCCAGGGCGGCATCAACCTGATCACCAATTACGAAAAAGGCTCGCCGGCCTATTACTTCGCCAAGGAACACGGGCCGAGCGCCTGTGGCATGGGTTTCCGTGTCCGCGACGCAAAGGCGGCCTATGATCATCTGATCGCCAATGATGCAGAACCTTGCGACGTCCCCGCCGGCCCGATGGAACTGAAGCTGCCGGCCATTCGCGGTATCGGCCACTCGCTCATCTATCTCATCGACCGCTACGCCGACGAGGGAGACGACGGCCTCTCGATCTATGACATCGATTTCGAATACCTGCCGGGCGTCGAAAAATACCCCGAAGGCGCAGGCTTCAAGCTCATCGATCACCTGACCCACAATGTCTATAAAGGCCGGATGAAGTACTGGGCCGACTTCTATGAGAAGCTCTTCAACTTCCAGGAAATCCGCTATTTCGACATCAAGGGCGAATATACCGGTCTCACCTCGCAGGCGCTGACCGCCCCCGATGGCAAGATCCGTATTCCGCTCAATGAGGAAGCCGAAGGTGGCAAGGGTCAGATCGAGGAATTCCTTCGCGAGTACAATGGCGAAGGCATCCAGCACATCGCCCTCATCTGCGACGACCTCGTTGCCGCCTATGACAAGCTGAAAGCGCGCGGCGTACCGATGATGACGCCTCCGCCCGACACTTATTACGAGATGCTGAGCGAGCGCCTGCCAGGCCATGGCGAAGACGAGAACGCGCTGAAGACGCGCGGCCTCCTGCTCGACGGCACGACCGAAGGCGGCGAGCCACGGCTTCTGTTCCAGATCTTCGCAGAACCGCAGGTCGGCCCTGTCTTCTTCGAATTCATCCAGCGCAAGGGTGACTACAAGCAAGGCTTCGGCGAAGGTAACTTCAAGGCCCTGTTCGAAAGCATGGAACGCGACCAGATCAAGCGCGGCGCGCTGAAGGTCGATGAGAAGGAAGACGCATAA
- a CDS encoding MarR family winged helix-turn-helix transcriptional regulator has translation MTNAPGDTLRLDTFLPYRLSVLSNAISRKIADMYEREFNLSIWQWRILAVLGESDGLTSTEVAARTLMDKPAVSRATGSLIDRGLITRTSDSIDRRKSALGLSEAGRDVYNAVIPRARAYEKELLAALSPEDAEALHTLLTRLAQIASPDRDLWSRRED, from the coding sequence ATGACCAATGCCCCCGGCGATACGCTTCGCCTCGACACCTTCCTACCCTACCGGCTTTCGGTCCTGTCGAACGCGATCTCCCGCAAGATCGCAGACATGTATGAGCGCGAGTTCAATCTCTCGATCTGGCAATGGCGGATCCTTGCCGTGCTGGGCGAGAGCGATGGGCTCACCTCGACCGAGGTCGCCGCCCGCACCCTGATGGACAAGCCTGCCGTCAGCCGCGCCACAGGCAGCCTGATCGACCGGGGTCTCATCACACGAACCTCCGATAGCATTGACCGGCGCAAATCGGCGCTTGGCCTCTCTGAGGCAGGCCGGGACGTCTACAATGCCGTCATCCCCCGCGCCCGCGCCTATGAGAAAGAGCTTCTGGCCGCCCTTAGCCCGGAGGATGCAGAGGCCCTTCATACCTTGCTAACCCGTCTTGCGCAGATAGCATCTCCAGACAGGGATCTCTGGTCGCGTCGCGAGGACTGA
- a CDS encoding DUF3137 domain-containing protein — protein sequence MAKSMTLEDQFARLQPVRPEHDAARRIWTDRLAPELSSMETARKSALNRAFMYTIATVAFIAALTFSAIIAVGFETIFPFGIFAAVLAAFVASAAVWMPVFTMKSQTKQLVVGAACEPFGFKYHTLHPDMDGVSGMRSLGSWLKVNRSGVFSNNNEPPTPAFDRLKSVGLMPSYDSRKFEDLIEGQRASAAFTLVECKLTEQQGSGKNRRTVTKFQGLLLNIEYPDRFLGRTLIARDGWWSWGRKNGMQKVDLVSKELEDAFTVYSTDQVEARSLLTPDRMERLIALERHFKGAKLRGVFEDGHLTIALEAKDQFEAGSIFKPLMDPDRFIETLNEIGLVCDLIDGFLTREWYKDKI from the coding sequence ATGGCCAAATCCATGACGCTTGAGGATCAGTTCGCTCGCCTGCAGCCTGTGAGGCCGGAGCATGACGCCGCGCGCCGCATCTGGACCGACAGACTGGCGCCAGAACTCTCCTCGATGGAGACGGCGCGAAAATCGGCGCTGAACCGTGCATTCATGTACACGATTGCAACTGTCGCTTTTATCGCGGCCCTCACCTTCTCGGCGATCATTGCGGTGGGCTTCGAGACCATTTTTCCATTCGGCATTTTTGCAGCTGTGCTGGCCGCCTTCGTCGCGAGCGCCGCGGTCTGGATGCCTGTCTTCACGATGAAGTCGCAGACCAAGCAGCTCGTCGTTGGCGCGGCTTGCGAGCCGTTTGGCTTCAAGTATCACACACTTCACCCGGACATGGATGGCGTCAGCGGGATGCGCAGCCTTGGAAGCTGGCTGAAGGTCAATCGCTCCGGCGTCTTTTCGAACAACAACGAGCCGCCCACCCCGGCCTTTGACCGGTTGAAATCCGTTGGCCTGATGCCGTCCTATGACAGCCGGAAGTTTGAGGATCTGATCGAAGGGCAGCGCGCCTCTGCCGCCTTTACCCTGGTCGAGTGCAAGCTCACCGAGCAGCAGGGTTCAGGCAAGAACCGGCGGACGGTCACGAAATTCCAGGGCCTCTTGCTCAACATCGAATACCCTGACCGTTTCCTGGGCCGCACGCTTATCGCACGCGATGGCTGGTGGAGCTGGGGCCGCAAGAATGGCATGCAGAAGGTCGATCTCGTCTCGAAGGAACTGGAAGACGCCTTCACCGTCTACTCGACCGACCAGGTCGAGGCGCGCAGCTTGTTGACGCCTGACCGGATGGAGCGGCTGATCGCGCTGGAGCGCCACTTTAAAGGCGCCAAACTGCGCGGCGTCTTCGAAGACGGCCATTTGACGATTGCCCTCGAAGCCAAAGATCAGTTCGAGGCGGGATCAATTTTCAAGCCCCTGATGGACCCGGATCGCTTCATCGAAACCCTGAACGAGATCGGCCTTGTCTGCGACCTCATCGACGGTTTCCTGACGCGCGAGTGGTACAAGGACAAGATCTGA
- a CDS encoding exopolysaccharide biosynthesis polyprenyl glycosylphosphotransferase translates to MAKPANSNTPPEAAHLVSTAINSPADLSAGAQRIHHRNHPINRGLLRATLKSIDIAAAILVAWFTLSLTGNSVLHSSVSLVLPFALIPAAVRWGLKASESYALSYARPVTEHMIRSCIGAGYGLAALCALTAIFYDSTQTRWVMGASYLTFCVIIAVHAHFIVLFKVFTRNGVLSENVVLVGATPNAQRLLSRNGETRELNVVGVFDDRLSRAPKTMEGVPVLGRLDDLMNWERLPEIDRIVVTVTSDARHRVRELIDRLRVLPQRVVLLLDLEGFDPETESLAEIARSPAAYVSGAPDDTRRATMKRASDILFASLMLVAFSPVLLLTALAVKLDSPGPILFRQRRQGFNNQVIRVWKFRSMRHDPVAAERMSRQTESDDERVTRVGKFIRACSLDELPQLINVLRGEMSIVGPRPHALGMTAENDEVQAIVGDYAHRHRVKPGITGWAQVNGSRGPVHTREEVRDRIRLDMEYVNRASFWFDLFIMLITAPCLLGDFNRQR, encoded by the coding sequence TTGGCCAAACCGGCCAATAGCAATACGCCGCCCGAAGCAGCCCATCTTGTTTCCACGGCTATCAACTCGCCCGCCGATCTGTCGGCCGGGGCGCAGCGCATCCATCACAGAAACCATCCGATCAACCGGGGCCTCCTGCGCGCAACGCTGAAATCGATCGATATTGCCGCTGCCATTCTCGTTGCCTGGTTCACGCTATCACTGACCGGAAACAGCGTCCTGCACTCTTCCGTTAGCCTTGTCCTGCCGTTTGCGCTCATCCCTGCGGCAGTACGATGGGGCCTCAAGGCCAGCGAGTCCTATGCGCTGTCCTATGCCCGGCCCGTCACCGAACACATGATCCGCTCATGCATTGGTGCAGGTTACGGCCTTGCCGCGCTCTGCGCCCTGACGGCGATTTTCTATGACAGCACGCAGACGCGTTGGGTGATGGGCGCGTCCTATCTCACATTCTGCGTGATTATCGCGGTCCACGCCCACTTTATCGTGCTGTTCAAAGTCTTCACCCGCAACGGCGTTCTGTCTGAGAATGTCGTGCTCGTCGGGGCGACGCCGAACGCCCAGCGGCTGCTCAGCCGCAATGGTGAAACCCGCGAACTAAACGTTGTCGGGGTCTTTGACGACCGGCTCTCGCGTGCCCCGAAGACGATGGAGGGTGTACCTGTTCTGGGACGCCTTGATGATCTGATGAACTGGGAACGCCTGCCGGAAATCGACCGGATCGTGGTAACAGTGACATCGGATGCGCGTCACCGCGTGCGTGAGCTGATCGACCGTCTACGCGTCCTGCCGCAGCGTGTCGTCCTTTTGCTCGACCTTGAAGGTTTCGACCCGGAGACCGAAAGCCTGGCGGAAATTGCACGCTCACCTGCCGCCTATGTATCTGGCGCACCTGACGACACGCGCCGCGCGACAATGAAGCGGGCCTCCGACATTTTGTTTGCCAGCCTCATGCTGGTCGCTTTCAGCCCGGTCCTCCTTCTCACGGCGCTCGCTGTAAAACTCGACAGTCCGGGGCCGATCCTCTTTCGCCAGCGCCGGCAGGGCTTCAACAATCAGGTGATCCGTGTCTGGAAGTTCCGCTCCATGCGCCATGATCCGGTTGCCGCTGAACGCATGTCCCGCCAGACTGAAAGCGATGATGAGCGCGTGACGCGCGTCGGCAAATTCATCCGCGCCTGCTCACTGGATGAGCTGCCACAGCTGATCAATGTGCTGCGCGGCGAAATGTCGATCGTTGGCCCGCGCCCGCACGCGCTCGGCATGACCGCCGAGAATGATGAGGTCCAGGCCATCGTCGGCGACTATGCGCACCGTCACCGTGTCAAACCTGGCATTACCGGCTGGGCGCAAGTGAACGGATCGCGCGGGCCAGTCCATACACGCGAAGAAGTGCGCGACCGCATCCGGCTCGATATGGAATATGTGAACCGCGCGTCTTTCTGGTTCGATCTGTTCATCATGCTGATCACTGCCCCCTGCCTGCTCGGCGATTTCAACCGTCAGCGTTAG
- a CDS encoding glycosyltransferase family 2 protein codes for MSNIAASSLQPISGSASGDRDTGETVWTNGKPAAGQIAVCVPFYRDDPAHLAKALSGMTGAETTSLIFYDDGSGDDAITVGLKEALSRHPGAACLVTATVNCGRAHARNRLAGLAAQDWILFLDADMQPDDGAFIDRYISAIEASGGPAVISGGFSLLHTRPSPETRLHAAQSRRSECLDAETRNKAPGLYLFTSNILVHRTVLETVPFDDGYEGWGWEDVDWGLSVVASYPLRHIDNPATHLGLDETGALLDKFGGSGRNFARLARRHPDAISQMPLYRMAKLFSRFPARSFLQRLARGGAAFRPFPVGLRLACLKTYRALAYSKDIS; via the coding sequence ATGTCCAACATCGCTGCCTCTTCTCTACAGCCCATCAGCGGTTCGGCGTCTGGCGACCGGGACACTGGCGAGACGGTCTGGACCAATGGCAAGCCAGCCGCAGGCCAGATCGCCGTCTGCGTGCCTTTCTACCGCGATGATCCGGCCCATCTGGCCAAGGCGCTATCGGGCATGACGGGCGCGGAGACGACGTCGCTTATCTTCTATGATGATGGCAGCGGCGACGACGCCATCACGGTCGGCCTGAAAGAAGCGCTTTCGAGGCATCCCGGCGCAGCATGCCTTGTCACCGCCACGGTCAATTGCGGACGCGCCCATGCACGCAACCGACTGGCGGGCCTTGCCGCGCAGGACTGGATCCTCTTCCTCGATGCCGACATGCAACCTGACGATGGCGCGTTCATCGACCGCTACATAAGCGCGATAGAGGCTTCGGGCGGTCCCGCCGTCATTTCTGGCGGCTTCAGCCTTCTCCACACGCGCCCAAGCCCTGAGACCCGCCTTCATGCCGCCCAATCGCGCCGCTCTGAATGCCTCGATGCCGAGACCCGCAACAAGGCGCCGGGCCTCTACCTCTTTACGTCGAACATTCTTGTGCACCGCACCGTACTGGAGACCGTCCCGTTCGATGATGGGTATGAAGGATGGGGCTGGGAAGATGTCGACTGGGGCCTCAGCGTCGTCGCGTCCTATCCATTGCGCCACATCGACAATCCGGCGACGCATCTCGGTCTAGATGAGACCGGCGCGCTGCTCGACAAATTTGGCGGCTCTGGCCGAAACTTTGCCCGGCTCGCCCGCCGCCACCCGGACGCCATCAGCCAGATGCCACTCTACAGAATGGCCAAGCTTTTCAGCCGGTTTCCGGCCCGCAGTTTTCTCCAGCGTCTCGCGCGCGGCGGGGCTGCTTTCAGGCCTTTCCCGGTTGGTCTGCGGCTTGCATGCTTGAAGACATACCGGGCGCTCGCATATTCGAAGGACATATCATGA
- a CDS encoding polysaccharide deacetylase family protein, with amino-acid sequence MTAAALSAYQPSDSLLAKFRRRAARWHTARPLDAAPKRTRICFTFDDFPKSAADTGAEILDEVGAKGCYYACTGMAGTENHLGKLFDERDLKALTAAGHEIGAHTQTHLDCSQAPASIVLSDIDANLRNLVAMGHDAIVRQFAWPYGETRRDLKPRLATRFDAVRGIHAGVNRERADLMQLTALELDANESSVERAAAAIENAAGEPAWIFVFTHDVRDNHSKWGTTPAHFRRLVRLARDTGAVLETPSAALDAIMVKERA; translated from the coding sequence ATGACCGCAGCAGCGCTATCTGCCTATCAGCCTTCCGACTCGCTACTGGCGAAGTTCCGCCGCCGTGCGGCCCGCTGGCATACCGCGCGCCCGCTTGATGCCGCGCCGAAGCGTACGCGCATCTGTTTTACATTTGACGATTTTCCTAAGTCTGCCGCCGACACAGGCGCCGAAATCCTCGACGAGGTCGGTGCCAAGGGCTGCTATTATGCCTGCACTGGCATGGCGGGCACTGAGAACCACCTTGGCAAGCTGTTCGATGAGCGCGACCTGAAAGCGCTGACGGCGGCCGGCCACGAGATCGGCGCGCATACACAGACCCATCTCGATTGCAGTCAGGCGCCCGCCTCCATTGTTCTGTCCGATATCGACGCGAACCTCCGCAACCTCGTGGCAATGGGACATGATGCCATCGTTCGCCAGTTTGCCTGGCCCTATGGTGAGACGCGCCGCGACCTGAAGCCGAGACTGGCGACGCGCTTTGACGCGGTGCGCGGCATTCATGCCGGCGTGAACCGCGAGCGCGCAGACCTGATGCAGCTGACAGCGCTTGAGCTCGACGCAAACGAGAGCAGTGTTGAGCGCGCTGCCGCCGCCATTGAAAACGCGGCGGGTGAGCCTGCGTGGATTTTCGTTTTCACCCATGATGTTCGTGACAATCACAGCAAGTGGGGCACGACTCCTGCGCATTTCCGCCGTCTGGTCCGGCTTGCGCGCGATACGGGCGCGGTGCTGGAAACGCCATCGGCTGCGCTGGACGCAATCATGGTAAAAGAGCGTGCATGA
- a CDS encoding glycosyltransferase family 2 protein, whose product MTHEPLTIVIPTYNRPDGLYRAVESLFWQSAAASGFRVMVVDNSADASARLTFDTLKDRAPQKLELSYLHVPEAGVANARNSAVAELKTPLIAFIDDDQSAPPSWIEELLKAYETFRAAVTFGPVETVLPDTVVKHRAYYEGFFAREPNLPAGYIDKPFGCGNCLIDARQVPKNRMWFDVRMNEVGGEDDLLFGRIRAAKGKFAWAPKASVQEHPLPQRIKLTYTLRRAFAYGQGPCTLARKSEPSRYDKLLMWVLWGGAKFGLHASIWAALRIIGHSNRAFEADKAIRGLGKVLFWKKLRFYGTSTVTQLSEPVLLNSNKPGPAEETRLRASG is encoded by the coding sequence ATGACGCACGAACCCCTCACCATTGTCATACCGACCTATAACAGACCGGACGGGCTTTATCGCGCCGTCGAGAGCCTGTTCTGGCAGAGCGCGGCGGCATCTGGCTTTCGGGTCATGGTCGTCGACAATTCGGCTGACGCCTCTGCCCGCCTGACATTCGACACCCTCAAAGACCGCGCGCCGCAGAAGCTCGAGCTGAGCTATTTGCATGTGCCAGAGGCCGGCGTCGCAAATGCGCGCAATTCCGCTGTCGCTGAGCTGAAGACGCCTTTGATTGCCTTCATAGACGATGACCAGTCAGCGCCGCCCAGCTGGATCGAAGAGCTCCTGAAAGCCTACGAGACATTCAGGGCCGCCGTCACCTTCGGCCCGGTTGAGACGGTGCTGCCGGATACCGTAGTCAAGCATCGCGCCTATTATGAGGGTTTCTTTGCCAGAGAGCCTAACCTTCCCGCCGGCTATATCGACAAACCGTTTGGATGCGGCAACTGCCTGATCGACGCGCGACAAGTGCCAAAGAACAGAATGTGGTTCGATGTTCGGATGAATGAGGTTGGCGGGGAAGATGACCTTCTGTTCGGACGTATCCGGGCCGCAAAGGGCAAATTCGCCTGGGCGCCCAAAGCAAGCGTGCAAGAGCACCCCCTGCCCCAGCGGATCAAGCTGACCTATACGCTGCGCCGTGCCTTTGCGTATGGTCAGGGGCCGTGCACGCTCGCGCGAAAGTCGGAGCCTTCGCGCTATGACAAGCTGCTGATGTGGGTCCTGTGGGGCGGTGCCAAGTTTGGCCTGCACGCATCGATCTGGGCAGCACTCCGCATCATCGGACACAGCAACCGAGCATTTGAGGCCGACAAGGCAATTCGCGGGCTTGGAAAGGTGCTGTTCTGGAAAAAACTTCGATTTTACGGGACATCCACCGTGACGCAGCTTTCAGAGCCGGTGTTGCTGAACTCTAACAAGCCCGGGCCTGCGGAAGAGACCCGTCTGCGCGCCTCCGGGTGA
- a CDS encoding O-antigen ligase family protein, which yields MHTSQTGSPDNQRSLGAGVFLAVELCLAFICLVLFTEGLLPRLFADEYDTESSAFLRMLWLPVYGLVIAGCLWKIRPLFAATIRLPFLIGLLAITASSFLWSLDPALTERRSIAVVATSLAGLFLAARYDWRTLLRLLGAVWLFMALVSLGSILVSPGFAIMTEVHPGAWRGLWWEKNAMGGHMARAAFICAFLFVLDKPWRPVWGTAVFLCCVLVVFSTSKTALLGLLFGFGVLFAGWVSRRGAATTISSLWIGIVLVAGFAAIMAINPALIFNLLGRDATLTGRTDIWSVLIDAIADRPLLGYGYGAFWQLESMPAYRVRAATEWLVPTAHNGWLETALGVGLTGLGLLVLNFALLVLRAAWLSIDSWLGIFALGVAGQFLLFSLSESIALQQNAIVWVTYVAVAAKTALSLQGAREPEPQYTAPERQQPSPGGAQTGLFRRPGLVRVQQHRL from the coding sequence ATGCACACTTCGCAGACCGGCTCGCCGGATAATCAGCGATCGCTTGGCGCGGGGGTCTTCCTCGCGGTTGAGCTTTGCCTCGCCTTCATCTGCCTTGTCCTCTTCACAGAGGGTCTGCTGCCACGTCTCTTCGCAGACGAATACGATACCGAAAGCAGCGCATTCCTCCGCATGCTCTGGCTCCCGGTTTACGGCCTGGTGATCGCTGGGTGCCTTTGGAAGATCCGGCCACTTTTCGCAGCGACGATCAGGTTGCCGTTTTTGATCGGACTGCTTGCCATCACTGCGTCCTCCTTTCTCTGGTCCCTCGATCCAGCGCTCACTGAGCGCAGGTCTATTGCCGTTGTCGCAACCAGCCTTGCGGGCCTGTTCCTCGCCGCGCGCTATGACTGGCGCACGCTCCTTCGCTTGCTGGGGGCGGTCTGGCTCTTCATGGCGCTCGTCTCGCTCGGGTCTATTCTTGTCTCGCCCGGCTTCGCCATCATGACCGAGGTGCATCCGGGCGCCTGGCGCGGGCTATGGTGGGAAAAGAACGCCATGGGCGGCCATATGGCCCGCGCGGCATTTATCTGTGCGTTCCTGTTTGTCCTCGACAAGCCATGGCGTCCGGTATGGGGCACAGCCGTTTTTCTCTGCTGCGTTCTGGTCGTTTTCTCGACCTCAAAGACTGCTTTGTTAGGCCTTCTTTTCGGCTTCGGCGTCCTCTTTGCCGGTTGGGTCAGCCGGCGCGGGGCAGCCACGACCATCTCATCACTCTGGATAGGGATCGTGCTTGTCGCCGGATTTGCCGCGATCATGGCGATCAACCCGGCCCTCATTTTCAACCTTCTCGGGCGCGATGCGACCCTGACCGGCCGGACCGATATCTGGAGCGTTCTGATCGACGCGATCGCGGACCGTCCATTGCTGGGGTATGGATACGGTGCGTTCTGGCAACTGGAGTCCATGCCTGCCTACCGTGTGCGTGCCGCAACAGAGTGGCTAGTGCCGACAGCGCACAATGGCTGGCTGGAGACCGCCCTCGGGGTCGGCCTGACCGGACTTGGGCTGCTCGTCCTGAATTTCGCGCTTCTCGTCCTGCGGGCCGCCTGGCTCTCGATCGATAGCTGGCTTGGTATTTTCGCGCTTGGCGTTGCCGGGCAGTTCCTGCTTTTCAGCCTGTCGGAGAGTATTGCGCTTCAGCAGAATGCGATTGTCTGGGTGACCTATGTGGCCGTCGCGGCAAAGACGGCGCTTAGCCTGCAAGGCGCGCGCGAGCCGGAGCCGCAATACACAGCGCCGGAGCGCCAGCAGCCGTCACCCGGAGGCGCGCAGACGGGTCTCTTCCGCAGGCCCGGGCTTGTTAGAGTTCAGCAACACCGGCTCTGA
- a CDS encoding P-loop NTPase family protein yields the protein MKDLRDRMEPVGRAASRLTPESGARCIMFIAAREGEGTSSVAASVALLFAKRSSQPTWLVDLGLRQNTVYKGFQKGFARKVGKPGRAFDGSLRTLPFYSVTPALTGPEEAARARKLLAVHQIQNSRLLVTRFRNEALQKGQRVQLRTRPEWWKQVRRVASTVVVDAPSLSRSPAGLAMASQMDGIFLVLEADSTGADEVMGLRDEIEAHGGKVAGVVMNRIGSDAHFADRLAG from the coding sequence ATGAAAGATTTGCGCGACAGAATGGAGCCAGTCGGCAGGGCGGCCTCACGGCTGACCCCTGAGAGTGGTGCCCGCTGCATCATGTTCATCGCGGCCCGCGAAGGTGAGGGGACGAGCAGCGTGGCTGCTTCCGTCGCTCTGCTTTTTGCGAAACGGTCGTCTCAGCCAACATGGCTGGTTGATCTCGGGCTTCGCCAGAACACAGTCTATAAGGGTTTCCAGAAGGGGTTCGCCAGGAAGGTCGGCAAACCTGGGCGCGCCTTTGACGGATCGCTCCGTACACTTCCATTCTATTCGGTGACGCCAGCCCTGACCGGCCCGGAAGAGGCGGCCAGGGCGCGCAAGCTGCTCGCCGTCCATCAGATTCAAAATAGCCGCCTTCTCGTCACACGCTTCAGGAATGAAGCCCTTCAGAAAGGCCAGCGTGTTCAGCTTCGCACGCGTCCGGAATGGTGGAAGCAGGTGCGGCGGGTTGCCAGCACCGTTGTTGTAGATGCGCCATCCCTCTCACGCTCGCCAGCAGGTCTTGCCATGGCCTCCCAGATGGATGGCATCTTTCTCGTCCTTGAAGCTGATTCCACCGGCGCCGATGAGGTCATGGGTCTGCGCGATGAGATCGAAGCGCATGGCGGCAAGGTTGCCGGCGTCGTGATGAACAGGATCGGGTCCGATGCACACTTCGCAGACCGGCTCGCCGGATAA